One Cynocephalus volans isolate mCynVol1 chromosome 5, mCynVol1.pri, whole genome shotgun sequence DNA window includes the following coding sequences:
- the CEP57L1 gene encoding centrosomal protein CEP57L1 isoform X1, whose translation MDTELMHSIVGSYLKPPERVFVPSITQRESSQNCHPMNSEVISPKTLHSPNSQALILALKTLQEKIHRLELERTQAEDNLNILSREAAQYKKALEIETNERNLAHEELIKQKKDISIQLSSAQSRCTLLEKQLEYTKRMVLNVEREKNMILEQQAQLQREKEQDQMKLHAKLEKLDVLEKECFRLTTTQKTAEDKIKHLEEKLKEEEHQRKLFQDKASELQTGLEISKILMSSVSNPKHSKEKRKSSKKTKCLNRGPPQQIYSKFGALPFVAEKFASAGCSVNASMQSLLQMTQHHGSRILQKPEVTKPRCLYKPTRTTSQFKAVPSDSKVSISICDNLSELLMAMQDELDQMSVEHQELLKQMKETESHSVCDDIECELEHLVKKMEIKGEQISKLKKHQVSVRKLQQKVQNSKMSEASGIRQEDNNPKGSKNIKNSPRKCLSETNPFQKNSDFRPIQVHNLQVKLRRDDIMWEQ comes from the exons ATGGATACTGAATTAATGCATAGTATAGTAGGAAGTTATCTTAAACCTCCAGAAAGAGTGTTTGTTCCATCAATCACCCAACGCGAATCATCTCAGAACTGCCACCCTATGAACTCAGAAGTTATCTCTCCTAAAACGCTTCATAGCCCAAATAGCCAAG CTCTTATTTTAGCCTTAAAAACTCTTCAGGAAAAGATTCATCGTTTAGAGCTAGAGAGAACACAAGCTGAAGATAACTTGAACATTCTTTCCAGAGAAGCAGCACAGTATAAAAAGGCCTTGGAGATTGAAACAAATGAGAGAAATCTGGCACATGAGGAattgataaaacagaaaaaag aTATAAGTATACAGCTAAGCTCAGCCCAGTCTCGTTGTACTCTTCTAGAGAAGCAATTAGAGTATACGAAGAGAATGGTTCTCAATGTAGAGCGAGAAAAGAATATGATCCTAGAACAACAG GCGCAGCTTCAAAGGGAAAAAGAACAAGATCAGATGAAGCTTCATGCAAAACTTGAAAAGCTTGATGTCTTAGAAAAAGAGTGTTTTAGACTGACAACAACTCAGAAAACTGCTGAA gaCAAGATTAAACATTTAGAGGAAAAACTTAAGGAAGAAGAACATCAGCGTAAGCTATTTCAAGATAAAGCTTCTGAG CTTCAAACTGGACTTGAAATCAGTAAAATTTTAATGTCTTCAGTTTCAAATCCAAAACActccaaagaaaagaggaaatctTCAAAG AAAACTAAATGTTTAAATAGAGGACCACCTCAGCAAATTTATTCAAAGTTTGGAGCACTGCCTTTTGTTGCTGAAAAG TTTGCCAGTGCAGGCTGTTCTGTGAATGCAAGTATGCAAAGCCTCCTGCAGATGACGCAACATCATGGCTCACGTATTCTTCAGAAACCTGAAGTGACTAAGCCTAGATGTCTCTATAAGCCTACTAGAACAACTTCCCAGTTTAAAGCTGTACCTTCTGACTCGAAAGTGTCCATTTCCATTTGTGACAATTTGTCTGAACTTTTGATGGCAATGCAAGATGAGCTGGACCAAATGAGTGT GGAGCACCAAGAACTACTGAAACAAATGAAGGAAACTGAAAGCCATTCAGTCTGTGATGACATAGAATGTGAACTAGAGCATTTAgtcaagaaaatggaaatcaaaggAGAACAAATTTCCAAACTGAAGAAGCATCAAGTCAGT gttCGTAAACTGCAGCAAAAAGTTCAAAACTCAAAGATGAGTGAAGCTTCAGGTATTCGGCAAGAAGATAACAACCCTAAAGGatcaaagaacataaaaaatagCCCCAGAAAATGTTTGAGTGAAACTAACCCTTTTCAGAAAAACAGCGACTTTCGTCCAATACAAGTTCATAATCTTCAAGTGAAATTGAGAAGAGATGATATCATGTGGGAACAGTAA
- the CEP57L1 gene encoding centrosomal protein CEP57L1 isoform X2 — MDTELMHSIVGSYLKPPERVFVPSITQRESSQNCHPMNSEVISPKTLHSPNSQALILALKTLQEKIHRLELERTQAEDNLNILSREAAQYKKALEIETNERNLAHEELIKQKKDISIQLSSAQSRCTLLEKQLEYTKRMVLNVEREKNMILEQQAQLQREKEQDQMKLHAKLEKLDVLEKECFRLTTTQKTAEDKIKHLEEKLKEEEHQRKLFQDKASEKTKCLNRGPPQQIYSKFGALPFVAEKFASAGCSVNASMQSLLQMTQHHGSRILQKPEVTKPRCLYKPTRTTSQFKAVPSDSKVSISICDNLSELLMAMQDELDQMSVEHQELLKQMKETESHSVCDDIECELEHLVKKMEIKGEQISKLKKHQVSVRKLQQKVQNSKMSEASGIRQEDNNPKGSKNIKNSPRKCLSETNPFQKNSDFRPIQVHNLQVKLRRDDIMWEQ; from the exons ATGGATACTGAATTAATGCATAGTATAGTAGGAAGTTATCTTAAACCTCCAGAAAGAGTGTTTGTTCCATCAATCACCCAACGCGAATCATCTCAGAACTGCCACCCTATGAACTCAGAAGTTATCTCTCCTAAAACGCTTCATAGCCCAAATAGCCAAG CTCTTATTTTAGCCTTAAAAACTCTTCAGGAAAAGATTCATCGTTTAGAGCTAGAGAGAACACAAGCTGAAGATAACTTGAACATTCTTTCCAGAGAAGCAGCACAGTATAAAAAGGCCTTGGAGATTGAAACAAATGAGAGAAATCTGGCACATGAGGAattgataaaacagaaaaaag aTATAAGTATACAGCTAAGCTCAGCCCAGTCTCGTTGTACTCTTCTAGAGAAGCAATTAGAGTATACGAAGAGAATGGTTCTCAATGTAGAGCGAGAAAAGAATATGATCCTAGAACAACAG GCGCAGCTTCAAAGGGAAAAAGAACAAGATCAGATGAAGCTTCATGCAAAACTTGAAAAGCTTGATGTCTTAGAAAAAGAGTGTTTTAGACTGACAACAACTCAGAAAACTGCTGAA gaCAAGATTAAACATTTAGAGGAAAAACTTAAGGAAGAAGAACATCAGCGTAAGCTATTTCAAGATAAAGCTTCTGAG AAAACTAAATGTTTAAATAGAGGACCACCTCAGCAAATTTATTCAAAGTTTGGAGCACTGCCTTTTGTTGCTGAAAAG TTTGCCAGTGCAGGCTGTTCTGTGAATGCAAGTATGCAAAGCCTCCTGCAGATGACGCAACATCATGGCTCACGTATTCTTCAGAAACCTGAAGTGACTAAGCCTAGATGTCTCTATAAGCCTACTAGAACAACTTCCCAGTTTAAAGCTGTACCTTCTGACTCGAAAGTGTCCATTTCCATTTGTGACAATTTGTCTGAACTTTTGATGGCAATGCAAGATGAGCTGGACCAAATGAGTGT GGAGCACCAAGAACTACTGAAACAAATGAAGGAAACTGAAAGCCATTCAGTCTGTGATGACATAGAATGTGAACTAGAGCATTTAgtcaagaaaatggaaatcaaaggAGAACAAATTTCCAAACTGAAGAAGCATCAAGTCAGT gttCGTAAACTGCAGCAAAAAGTTCAAAACTCAAAGATGAGTGAAGCTTCAGGTATTCGGCAAGAAGATAACAACCCTAAAGGatcaaagaacataaaaaatagCCCCAGAAAATGTTTGAGTGAAACTAACCCTTTTCAGAAAAACAGCGACTTTCGTCCAATACAAGTTCATAATCTTCAAGTGAAATTGAGAAGAGATGATATCATGTGGGAACAGTAA
- the CEP57L1 gene encoding centrosomal protein CEP57L1 isoform X3, with protein sequence MDTELMHSIVGSYLKPPERVFVPSITQRESSQNCHPMNSEVISPKTLHSPNSQALILALKTLQEKIHRLELERTQAEDNLNILSREAAQYKKALEIETNERNLAHEELIKQKKDISIQLSSAQSRCTLLEKQLEYTKRMVLNVEREKNMILEQQAQLQREKEQDQMKLHAKLEKLDVLEKECFRLTTTQKTAEDKIKHLEEKLKEEEHQRKLFQDKASELQTGLEISKILMSSVSNPKHSKEKRKSSKKTKCLNRGPPQQIYSKFGALPFVAEKGAPRTTETNEGN encoded by the exons ATGGATACTGAATTAATGCATAGTATAGTAGGAAGTTATCTTAAACCTCCAGAAAGAGTGTTTGTTCCATCAATCACCCAACGCGAATCATCTCAGAACTGCCACCCTATGAACTCAGAAGTTATCTCTCCTAAAACGCTTCATAGCCCAAATAGCCAAG CTCTTATTTTAGCCTTAAAAACTCTTCAGGAAAAGATTCATCGTTTAGAGCTAGAGAGAACACAAGCTGAAGATAACTTGAACATTCTTTCCAGAGAAGCAGCACAGTATAAAAAGGCCTTGGAGATTGAAACAAATGAGAGAAATCTGGCACATGAGGAattgataaaacagaaaaaag aTATAAGTATACAGCTAAGCTCAGCCCAGTCTCGTTGTACTCTTCTAGAGAAGCAATTAGAGTATACGAAGAGAATGGTTCTCAATGTAGAGCGAGAAAAGAATATGATCCTAGAACAACAG GCGCAGCTTCAAAGGGAAAAAGAACAAGATCAGATGAAGCTTCATGCAAAACTTGAAAAGCTTGATGTCTTAGAAAAAGAGTGTTTTAGACTGACAACAACTCAGAAAACTGCTGAA gaCAAGATTAAACATTTAGAGGAAAAACTTAAGGAAGAAGAACATCAGCGTAAGCTATTTCAAGATAAAGCTTCTGAG CTTCAAACTGGACTTGAAATCAGTAAAATTTTAATGTCTTCAGTTTCAAATCCAAAACActccaaagaaaagaggaaatctTCAAAG AAAACTAAATGTTTAAATAGAGGACCACCTCAGCAAATTTATTCAAAGTTTGGAGCACTGCCTTTTGTTGCTGAAAAG GGAGCACCAAGAACTACTGAAACAAATGAAGGAAACTGA